GCTTCTATCCTTTTTAACGCCTGTTGGACGTGCGATGAGCAGACTGCATAGCCGTTGGAGTTTGTAGTGCCGTACCCCAAAAACAAGGGGCATCTATACCCAAAGTCTAAACTTCCGCATTGTCGACAATGCTTAACTTAATCACGGGATTGAGTTAAACTGCGCCGCACCCAATCAGACGCTTTGGGGGCATCTCCAAAAACCAGCATTAATCGGCTTCGCAGCGAGCCTAGAGCACGGCATGGTAGGTTTTTGGAGGTGTCCCACAAAGGCTGACCTTTCACGCTATGGATGAGTTTTCTATTACATAGCGTGAAGGGTTGAATTTGTACCAAGGCGTCAATCCCGTCATCGTTCAACCTGTGTTGAGCGGTGATTGCAAATACAATTGATGAGGGCTATACCGTGCTTGAAGCTTATCGTAAACACGTTGAAGAGCGTGCTGCCCTGGGGATTCCTCCCAAGCCCCTGGATCCTGAACAGACAGCCGCACTTGTCGATCTTCTGAAAAATCCACCTGCCGGTGAAGAAGACTATCTTCTGGACCTGATCACCAACCGCGTTCCCGCCGGTGTTGACCAAGCAGCCTATGTGAAAGCCGGCTTCCTGGCCGCCATCACCAAAGGCGAAGCCAGCTCTCCTCTTATTGATAAAGTTCACGCGACCAAACTGCTGGGCACCATGCTGGGCGGCTACAACATTGAGCCCCTGATTGCCTGCCTGGACAACGCTGAACTGGCACCGACTGCTGCCAAAGCACTGTCTCACACCCTGCTGATGTTTGATGCCTTCCACGATGTACAGGAAAAGGCAGAAGCAGGTAACGAGCATGCCAAACAGGTTCTGAACTCCTGGGCTGAAGCCGAGTGGTTCACCAGCCGCCCAGCGCTGGCTGACAAGATCAGCATGACTGTGTTCAAAGTACCTGGCGAGACTAACACTGACGACCTGTCACCTGCTCCTGATGCCTGGTCACGTCCTGACATTCCTCTGCACGCTCTGGCGATGCTGAAGATGCCTCGCGAAGGCCTGGATAAACCACTGGAAACTATCGTTGAGCTGAAGAAAAAAGGCTTCCCTGTTGCTTACGTTGGCGACGTGGTAGGTACTGGCTCTTCACGTAAGTCTGCGACTAACTCTGTGCTGTGGCACATGGGCGATGATATTCCCTTCATCCCCAACAAACGTGACGGCGGCTTCTGCCTGGGTAGCAAAATTGCTCCGATTTTCTTCAACACCATGGAAGATGCCGGTGCACTGCCTGTTGAAGTAGACGTTTCCAATATGGAAACCGGCGACGTTATCGACGTTTATCCCTATGAAGGCAAAGTAACCCGTAACGACAGCGAAGAAGTGATTGCCACTTTTGAACTGAAGTCTCAGGTTCTGCTGGATGAAGTACGTGCGGGTGGCCGTATCAACCTGATCATCGGCCGTGGTCTGACTGCCAAAGCGCGCGACGCTCTGGGCCTGCCTCAGTCCACGCTGTTCCGTACCCCAGATCAACCTGTTGACTCTGGCAAAGGCTACTCACTGGCACAGAAAATGGTGGGCCGCGCTTGCGGCGTAACCGGTATCCGCCCTGGCACCTATTGCGAACCCAAGATGACCACCGTTGGTTCTCAGGACACCACTGGTCCAATGACCCGTGATGAACTGAAAGACCTTGCGTGCCTGGGCTTCTCTGCTGATCTGACCATGCAGTCCTTCTGCCACACCGCGGCCTATCCCAAGCCCGTAGACGTAGATACTCACCACACTCTTCCTGACTTCATCATGAACCGTGGCGGTGTGTCACTGCGTCCTGGTGACGGTGTTATCCACTCCTGGCTGAACCGCATGCTGTTGCCTGACACTGTAGGTACCGGTGGCGACTCTCACACCCGTTTCCCTATCGGTATCTCCTTCCCGGCAGGTTCTGGTCTGGTTGCCTTCGCTGCTGCGACCGGCGTTATGCCTCTGGATATGCCTGAGTCTGTACTGGTTCGCTTCAAAGGCGAAATGCAGCCTGGCATCACCCTGCGTGATCTGGTTAACGCCATTCCTTACGCAGCCATCCAGCGTGGCCTGCTGACCGTTGAGAAGAAAGGCAAGAAGAACATCTTCTCTGGCCGCATTCTTGAGATCGAAGGTCTGCCCCAGCTGAAAGTTGAGCAGGCATTTGAACTGTCTGACGCCTCTGCTGAGCGCTCTGCTGCTGGCTGTACCATCAAGCTGGATAAAGAGCCCATCATTGAGTACATCAACTCCAACATCACCATGTTGAAGTGGATGATTTCTCAGGGTTACGGCGATGTACGTACTATCGAGCGTCGTGTTAAAGCGATGGAAGAGTGGCTGGCCAACCCAGTCCTGATGGAAGCCGATGCTGATGCCGAATACGCAGAAGTGATCGACATCGATCTGGCTACTATCACTGAACCGCTGCTGGCCTGCCCGAACGATCCTGATGACATCAAGCCGCTGTCTGAACTGGCTGGCGACAAGATTGATGAAGTCTTCATCGGCTCCTGCATGACCAACATCGGTCACTTCCGTGCCGCAGGCAAACTGCTGGAAGCCAATGGTGGCGCTGTTCCTACTCGTTTGTGGATCGCTCCTCCGACCAAAATGGACCAGTTCCAGCTGACTGAAGAAGGCTACTATGGCATCTTCGGCCGTGCCGGTGCCCGCACCGAAATGCCCGGCTGCTCACTGTGCATGGGTAACCAGGCACGTGTAGGCGATAACACCACCGTGGTTTCCACCTCAACCCGTAACTTCCCCAACCGTCTGGGTAATGGTGCCAATGTGTACCTGGCCTCTGCGGAGCTGGCGGCTGTTGCAGCCATCAAGGGCAAGCTGCCTACCGTGGCGGAGTACATGGAAATTGCTCAGAAGATCGATACCATGGCATCTGATGTCTACCGTTATCTGAATTTCCACGAAATCGAGTCTTACAAAAAAGCAGCTGCCTCAGTTATTCCAACTGTTGCTGCCTGATTTGGCGTAAGCACTTAATTAAAAAGCGGACCTTCGGGTCCGCTTTTTGTTTGTACTAAATCGTTTATATATTCGACGACTGGGTTATTCCTTTCCGAGTAACCAGTTATCATCAATATATCTTTCCCACTCAGCTTTCTTGTACTCTCCACTGTTAGAATCGCCATCATATTTAAGACCACCCACTAAAGCTCGGCATGACACGCCATTTACATCACAAATTTTAAGCTTCAGTCTAATATCCTTAAAATTTTGATTTGCACTATCATCCATACTTAAGTACAGCTTCCCAACTTCAGTACTACTTATCATGCTTTGATCACAACCAACCTCACCTTGTTTTAACAAGGTATGAAAATACTCTGTTGGCACATCACGTAATACTGGCCGCACTTTATCATGTTCACGTATAAATAGACTCAGAGGCCTACCAATAACATTCTCCGTACAAGATGTGGCATATTGCAAACCGAGCCTAACGCCAAATGCCCTTACCTTCTCATTCAGTTCATAGTTAGCAGTGTCTATCCATATAGATTTTTTATCTAAGCTAACACCATTATCTAAATACAGCTTGCTGCTGTATGCTCTTGACCAATCTATCCCTGCCCCTACATCTTTCACCAAAACTATATATTTATATTCATCTTTATTGATTTTCGATGCAGAAACTAGCGCAACAATCTCCTCACTTATATCTTCCGGCTTCGTCTTACAGGCAATATCAAGTATATAGTCACCACTTTTTTTAAGATCACTGTCTATCGCCGATATAATACTTGCTGAACAGGACTGGTCTGCATATAAATAACCACTAAAAATACTGCACAATAGACCTATACTTAAGACTAGCTGTAAATGTAGCTTACGTTTCATGTCCATGCACATCCACCATACTCATGATTGAAAATTGAAGTTATCTCATCTTTAAATTTTTCTCGGTTTGGCAGCTGATGTAGTGCAGTATTAATTTTTTTCTGTAACGTCTCTTACACTATCGCTCTCATCTGCTACTAAACCTATGTTATTTTTTTCCAGTACCATGCTCCTGAATGTATTGCCACACTCAGATCATCACAAAGCAAATCAGGATTACTCAATACATCCACACCAGAATCAACTTTAAATTTTTCATAATTAGAAAAACGAGTAAGGTGTAATAACCCATGCCCTCTATAATCCTTCCGTAGATAACAAGAGTTAAATGACTACCTGTAAAGTAACAGGCTTATTGGAAATAACTCTTAATAGGCTATTTATAGCGCCTGACAGGTTTCTATACTGAACAGCCCTTCTCATTAACTAATGCGACAGCCTCGAGCATCCACTTCGCGGAGCGGATCGACGAGTATGTCGAACTGTGAATATTACTGACACAGAACTATGAACAGCCTCTATTTCATTCATGGAGTGCTCATTCTCTCCTTACAGAACTCCTTATCAAATCCTTCAATGACACTATCTAAACTACGACAGTTATTGTCGATATATTCATTTTCAAGAGTGGTTTTTTTTCTCTGTTTTCCATAAAAACCTGCTCTCAGGAAAGAGCCATACACATAGTTAATACTATTGCGAAAGTCAGAATCATAAATCATTCTCAGCTCTATACTCCTGGCTGAACTCATATGAGATAAACACAAGGCTCTATTTATTTTTGACTCTTCCCCAGTGTCGCTGGGTTTATATGCCGCATCCGAACACTTTTCATCTCTATATTTAATCCAAAGCTTCTGAACTTCCTTTACTTTCAAAAATTTTTCGTCAGACAAGAATGCTCTGACTTTTTTATATTCGGTATTAAGTCGGTCATCCTCGTTTTTGTATGACTCTATTGCATTATCAAAAATACAAATATTGGTTTTGCATTCGCCAGCCATGCAAAAGTAAGGAAGAGAAAGAATAGAAAACAGCATAAATTTTATTTTCACCATTATTCTCCATAATGCGGACACTTCAAACCTTTTTCAAAAAAACGGCCCCCTTTTCCCGCCGCATTAGTAATCCTTTAACACTGTCATCACCTATCCAGATTCTTTTCATACTTCTAATCTTATCTGGAATATCAATTTCAGGTCCTGATTCTATAAGCTCTTTTATTTCTCTCGTTTCCCGCTTTGGCTCAGGAATAGATGAATTTTGATTGTCAGTCAAACCATTGTCACGATTAATTATAAGGGGAAATATCGTTCCCTGATTTAGCGTAAACGCTTAATAAAAAGCGGACCTTCGGGTCCGCTTTTCACATCAACTCTGCCTCATTTTAAAAAAACTAAATAATATCATCTATTTTTATCCAGCCTTGATAAATTTTTCC
This genomic interval from Pokkaliibacter sp. MBI-7 contains the following:
- a CDS encoding DUF1311 domain-containing protein — protein: MVKIKFMLFSILSLPYFCMAGECKTNICIFDNAIESYKNEDDRLNTEYKKVRAFLSDEKFLKVKEVQKLWIKYRDEKCSDAAYKPSDTGEESKINRALCLSHMSSARSIELRMIYDSDFRNSINYVYGSFLRAGFYGKQRKKTTLENEYIDNNCRSLDSVIEGFDKEFCKERMSTP
- the acnB gene encoding bifunctional aconitate hydratase 2/2-methylisocitrate dehydratase encodes the protein MLEAYRKHVEERAALGIPPKPLDPEQTAALVDLLKNPPAGEEDYLLDLITNRVPAGVDQAAYVKAGFLAAITKGEASSPLIDKVHATKLLGTMLGGYNIEPLIACLDNAELAPTAAKALSHTLLMFDAFHDVQEKAEAGNEHAKQVLNSWAEAEWFTSRPALADKISMTVFKVPGETNTDDLSPAPDAWSRPDIPLHALAMLKMPREGLDKPLETIVELKKKGFPVAYVGDVVGTGSSRKSATNSVLWHMGDDIPFIPNKRDGGFCLGSKIAPIFFNTMEDAGALPVEVDVSNMETGDVIDVYPYEGKVTRNDSEEVIATFELKSQVLLDEVRAGGRINLIIGRGLTAKARDALGLPQSTLFRTPDQPVDSGKGYSLAQKMVGRACGVTGIRPGTYCEPKMTTVGSQDTTGPMTRDELKDLACLGFSADLTMQSFCHTAAYPKPVDVDTHHTLPDFIMNRGGVSLRPGDGVIHSWLNRMLLPDTVGTGGDSHTRFPIGISFPAGSGLVAFAAATGVMPLDMPESVLVRFKGEMQPGITLRDLVNAIPYAAIQRGLLTVEKKGKKNIFSGRILEIEGLPQLKVEQAFELSDASAERSAAGCTIKLDKEPIIEYINSNITMLKWMISQGYGDVRTIERRVKAMEEWLANPVLMEADADAEYAEVIDIDLATITEPLLACPNDPDDIKPLSELAGDKIDEVFIGSCMTNIGHFRAAGKLLEANGGAVPTRLWIAPPTKMDQFQLTEEGYYGIFGRAGARTEMPGCSLCMGNQARVGDNTTVVSTSTRNFPNRLGNGANVYLASAELAAVAAIKGKLPTVAEYMEIAQKIDTMASDVYRYLNFHEIESYKKAAASVIPTVAA